The DNA segment AGTGCAGACGAAGACGTTTTAATCGTTCGATCTAGTAATAAAAGGAAAATGATATTTTCTCGACCAACAAGACTTCTGATTTATTCAGAGGTCTTGTTGTGTTATGCGGTGTTTTTATTTAAAATTAACAGAACATACATTCTTGTTTCACGAGTTAACGCTAGGATCGTTATGCTATAATGTAAATTAACCATTTGACCGTGAAAAAAGCTGTGGGTTTAATGCTTTTTTTCTCATAGAACATTAGTGTTAAGGTAATACGCTGTTAGGAGGAGCTTCATGTCACTTCAATTTATTATCGGTCGTTCGGGAAGCGGCAAGAGCAGCTTGGTTTTGGAGCGAATCACCTCCATGCTGAGGTCGGATCCGATCGGGCCTCCGATTATTTTAATCGCCCCAGAACAAGGGACGTTTCAGATCGAGCGTGCGATTGTGCAGTCAAAACAACTTTATGGTACCGTAAGGGCTCAGGTGCTTGGTTTTCACCGTTTAGCCCTGCGGGTTATGCAGGAAACAGGCGGATCGGCACTGATACCGATAAGTGAAGAGGGCAAGAAGATGCTCCTCTACAAAATTATGCGTCGGCATCGGAAAGATCTGAAGCTGTACAAACAGTCGGGCGACCAGCTTGGTTTGATCGACCGGATTAATGCCCTATATAGCGAGCTTAAGAAGTATGATGCTGATTTTGCGTCGCTGGATAAGTTTGGGGAAGTATTGGAGAAAACAGATGGTGACTCGCCGCTTCTGAAGGACAAGCTCCACGATTTAAGCATCATCTATCGCGAATTTGATCAGGAGCTATCCAGGCTCTACATAGATGCTGAGGATCATGTCGTTAAATTGGCTGAGGGAGCGCAGAGTTCATCTTATCTTCGCGGAGCGGACATATGGATTGACGGATTTCAGTCCTTCACCCCGCAGGAATATAAAGCGATTGGCGCGCTCATGTCGGTGGCCTCCTCGATGACCGTATCGCTTACTTTGGATCGGCCTTACGATGATGGAGCTTTGCCGCATGAGCTAAACCTGTTCCATACGACGGCGATTACCTACATGAAGCTCCGTGCACTAGCTGAGGAACACGGTGTTGAACTGAAGGCGGCGGAGGTGCTTGGAACGCGTCCCTTCCCCCGTTTCAAGGATAACGAAATCCTGTCTCATCTGGAATACGCTTATGAGCATCGAATTCCATGGAAGGGATCGGATGCACCCGAGGATTTGGGTTCGTCCTTATCACTACGCTCTGCAGGCAATCGGCGCACGGAAACGGAAGGAGCCGCGCGTGCCATGGTGGCTCTGGCTAGGGAGCAGGGGGCTAGATGGCGGGATATGGCCCTATTCGTTAGAAATTTGGAGGATTATGATCATCTTATTGGGCCGGTGTTTGAGGAATACGGTATTCCTTATTTTCTGGACCAGAAGCGAAGCGTGCTTTATCACCCCATGGTTGAGCTGATACGCGGGGCCATGGATGTTGTATTGAAGTTTTGGAAATATGAAGATGTATTTCGCTGCGTCAAAAGTGAGTTTCTGCTGCCGCTCGATGGCAGCTTGACGCGAAACCATATGGACCAGCTTGAGAATTACGTATTGGCCAGCGGAATTCATGGTTATCGCTGGACGGACGGCCGTCCATGGAAAGGGGCGCCCAGCCTGTCGCTGGATGCCATGGATCATCCGGCAGAGCAAGCGGAGAGCGAGGCAATGCGGCTTCTGGAACGCTGCCGAGAGGCGGTCGTCACGCCGCTAGCCGCATTTGAGACAAGATTGAAGCGGAGCCGCAATGCCCGAGAAATGTGCACTGCCGTCTACAGATTGCTGGAGGACGTTGAGGCAGCCCACCGTCTGGACAAGCTGGCTCATGAAGCTCAGCGCAGGGGACTGCCACAGGAAGCGATGGAGCATCGCCAGCTATGGAATTCTGTCCTTGGTCTTCTCGATCAAATCGTAGAAATGATGGGAGATGAAGAGTTAAGCTTAGACATATTTACTGGAATCATGGAGACGGGCTTGCAGGATCTCAAGCTATCGCTCGTTCCTCCTTCCCTGGATCAGGTGTTGGTTGGGAGTACGGATCGGACGCGCTCCAGTCATGTCAAGCACTTATTCCTGCTCGGAATTAACGAGGGTATTATGCCTGCTAATATACAGGAAGAAAGTGTGCTGAGCGATCAGGAAAGGGTGCGGCTCTCCGAAATAGGCATGGAGCTTGCTCCCGGCCTAACGCGGAGGCTGCTTGATGAGCGCTTCCTCATTTATGAGGCTTTGTCGGCTGCCAGCCATTCTTTATGGCTTAGCTATCCTCTGGCTGATGAAGACGGCAAGGCGCTGCTTCCCTCCGAAGTGATTCGGCATGTGAAAACAATCTTCCCGACGTTATCGGAGCAATTTGTGGCTGAAGCCCCGGCGACGATGGATAGCGAACAGCAGCAGCTGGAGTATGTCAGCCGGCCAGCGCCGACCTTATCGCGGTTAATAGATCAATTACGCTTATGGAGAACCGGTGAGCCTGTATCGCCGCTATGGTGGAGTGTCCTGAGATGGTATAAAGGCCAATCCGAATGGGACGCGAAGGTGACCTATCTGCTTGGCTCGCTGGATTACCGCAATCGGGTTCGCGGACTTACGGCGGCTACGAGCCGCAGATTGTATGGCAAACGTCTTCGCACCAGCGTGTCGAGAATGGAGAAATTTTCGGCATGTCCATTTTCGCATTTCGCGTCTCATGGCTTGAGACTAAAGGAACGGCAAATCTACCGTTTGAAGGCGCCGGATATCGGCCAACTGTTTCATGCGGCGTTGAGCTCGATGGCAATTACGTTTAAGGAGCAGAACCGCAGCTGGGGGAGCCTTACCGCAGAGCAATGCCTGGAGGAAGCGGCGATCGCAGTTGATCGGATTGCACCGAAGCTTCAGGGTGAAATATTGCTAAGTTCAAAGCGTTATGGCTATATCTCCCGCAAGCTCAAAAATATCGTCGGACGTGCCTCCATAATTCTCGGCGAACAATCCAGGCGAGGCAGCTTTGAGCCGATCGGATTGGAGCTAGATTTTGGGCCGGGACAAGCTTTGCCGCCGCTTACGTTCGAGCTCCCGAACGGCTGTGTAATGGAAATCGTCGGGCGTATCGATCGGGTTGACGTGGCGGAGGGGGAGCAGGGGATACTGCTTCGAGTGATCGACTATAAGTCAAGCCAGACGGATTTAAAGCTGCATGAGGTCTATTATGGTCTGTCACTGCAAATGCTGACATATCTCGACGTGCTGCTAACCTCGGCCGAGTCTTGGCTTGGAGAACGCGCTTTGCCCGCGGGCACGCTGTATTTCCATGTTCATAATCCGCTGCTGCAAAGCAGTAATGGCATGCGTCCCGAGCAGGCCGATCTGGAGATGCTGAAACGATTCAAGATGAAGGGGCTATTGCTTGCGGATCGCGATGTCATTTCTAAGATGGACAGTGTGCTAGACAAAGGATATTCCGATATTTTACCGGTTGCTGTCAAAGCGGACGGAGGATTCTACAGCAATGCTTCTGTCGCTACAGAGGAGCAGTGGTATAAGCTGTTACGTTCGGTAAGGCAGAGGATAACTGAAATTGGGACAAGAATTACGGACGGGGACGTACGGATTACGCCCTATCGCATGGGCACAGAAACGGCATGCACCTATTGCGCCTTCAAGCCGGTTTGTCGCTTTGATGAATCGGTGGATGGAGGTTCTTACCATGTACTGAGCAAGCCGGGTAAGGATAAGCTCTGGGAGCTGTTTGAACAAAATGAAGGAGAGGAGGGGCAATGATGAGTAAACCGAAGCCACCAGGCAGCTATTGGAGCGATGATCAGTGGAGAGCGATCTCGCTGTCCGGGAGCAATATGCTGATCGCGGCAGCAGCCGGCTCCGGCAAAACGGCGGTGCTTGTGGAGCGGATTATACAAAAGCTTTGCAATACGGAGCATCCGCTGAGTGTTGACCGCTTGCTTGTCGCTACTTTTACCAAGGCGGCTGCTTCTGAAATGAGGCAGCGTATTCGGGAAGCGCTGGAGAAGGAGCTGGAGCGGGATCCCGGAAATGAGCATCTAGGACGGCAGCTGGCGATGTTGGGCCGTGCTTCGATAACGACCCTTCACTCCTTCTGTATGGAAGTAATCCAAAGATATTATACGTTGATTCCGCTTGATCCGGGATTTCGTATTGCATCTGAGAGCGAAACGGCTCTGCTTCGGCAGGAAGTGCTGGAAGAGCTGTTTGAAGAAAAATATGCGCTTGAGCCGGAGGGCAGCCCCTTTTTGCGGCTAGTTGATTGGTTTGGCGGGGAGCGCGGCGACGATGCCGTGTTTTCGCTTGTCCAGAGACTCTATGATTTCTCGCGAAGCCATCCATGGCCGGATTATTGGCTCCAGCGGGCGGCAGGGGTATTTACTGCTTCGAGCGTTGAGGATTTGGAGAAGAGCGTTTGGGTTAGCAGCATTTTGAACGATACAAAGCTGACGCTGGAGGGGGCTGCACAGCTCCTGCGCCAGGCTCAGACATTGGCCTTGTCTCCCGGCGGCCCGCAGCCTTATGCGGGCACGCTCGAAGAAGACATCGCAATGGTTGAGCATATGCTGGTTTCCGTTAATGAAGGGCAGTGGTCTTCGCTGCATGGACAATTTGATCACATCGTATTCGGGAAGCTGAAGCCCTGCAAGAAGGATCAAACCGATCCTGCGCTGCAGGAGCGGGTTAAAGCGCTTCGTGAGGAAGCGAAGAAGACGATGACCGAGCTGCGTACGCAGCTATTTGGCCGTTCGCCGGAGGCTTTCCTGGAGGAGATGAATCAATTGGCTCCGCTGATGGCTGAGCTGTCTTTATTCGTTACCTCCTTCGCTGAACGATACCGGAAAGAGAAAACGATCAAGGGTTGGCTCGATTTTTCCGATTTGGAGCATTATTGTCTGCAAATTTTACGTCACCCGGACTCGTCGGCGGATAGAGTGGTTCCTTCGGATGCCGCGTTTGAATACCAGCAGCAATTCGAAGAAGTGCTTCTCGATGAATATCAGGATACGAACACGGTGCAGGAGGATATCGTCCGGCTTATTTCGCGGGGAGAGCCAGGCAACCGTTTTATGGTTGGCGATGTGAAGCAGAGTATATATAGATTCAGATTGGCCGAGCCAGGATTATTTCTGCAAAAATACCGGAGCTACGGCGATGACGTAGCGGCGGAAGGGCTTAAAATTGACCTCGCCCGCAATTTCCGCAGCCGTCGGGAAGTGATCGATGCGGTCAACTATTTATTCCGCCAGGTCATGAATGAACGGGTTGCGGAAATATCTTACGATTCACGTTCAGAGCTCGTCTATGGGGAAGGTTATCCTGAGAATGCCGGGGAAGATTACCGCCCTGAGTTGCTCCTGATTGATCGGAGCGCAGATACAGCCGCGGATAGTGAGATGCTGAGATCCGAAGGCGACGGGGAAGGGTCATTGATCGAGGAGGATTTGGCTGATTTGGAGGCAGTTCGCCTGGAAGCTAGGGCAATTGCGGCCAAGATTCGGGAAATGCATCAAAAACCGTTGCGCATTTATGACAAGCACTTGAAGGGATTGCGTCCTGTGGAGTACCGGGATATGGTCATTTTGCTGCGATCAACCCTAACCTGGGCTCCTGCCATGATGGAGGAGCTGAGAAGGGAAGGAATTCCGGCCTATGGAGAATTGAGCCAGGGGTACTTTGAGGCCTCTGAGGTGGAGACGATGTTGTCGCTGCTGAAAGTCATCGATAACCCGATGCAGGATATCCCTTTGGCAGCTGTGCTTCGTTCGCCTCTTTACAATCTATCCGAGGAAGAACTGGCCGAAATTCGATTGGCTTCGCCAAGGAGTAATTACTACGGGGCTCTGCAGGCTTTTATTGCCCGTGATCAAACGCCAGCAGACACTGCGGAAGCTATAGCTATAGCTGCAGGGGAAGCAGATAATATCGGGATGAAATACGATGAGCTGAAGGCTAGGCTAGTCGCCTTTATGGAACAGCTGGAATCATGGAGAAATAGCGCTAGAGAAGGTGAATTGGGCGATCTGATTTGGGATATTTATCGGCAAACGGGATTTTTGGACTGGGTTGGGGGCTTGCCCGGGGGCGGTCAGCGACAGAACAATTTACGAGCGCTGCTTGATCGAGCTAGACAATTTGAGAAATCCTCCGCGTCGCGAGGGCTGTTTCGCTTCTTAAGATATATGACGAGGCTGCGGGAAAGCGGCGGTGATCTCGGAGCAGCAGCTTCTGCCGGCGAGCAGGAAGACGCGGTAAGAATAATGACCATCCATAAAAGCAAAGGGCTGGAGTTCCCGGTTGTTTTTGTGGCGGGATTGTCTAAAATGTTCAATCGGCAGGATTTAAATACGCCATTTTTGATGCATAAGGAAATGGGATACGGACCAAAGTTTGTAGATGAGGCTACGAGAGTGAGCTATCCAACGCTTCCAAACTTGGCGATTCGCCGCCGGGCGCAGCTCGAATTGTTAGCAGAAGAGATCCGGGTGCTGTACGTTGCGCTGACAAGACCGAAAGACAAGCTAATTCTTATTTCATCTGTCAAAAATTTGGCGAAGTCGGTTGAAGCGTGGGGGAATATTCTCGATAGTCGGGATGAGCGGCTTCCGGACTACTTAATCGCTCGTGGGCGCAGTTATCTGGACTGGATCGGCCCTTCGCTCATTCGCCACCCAGCGGCTGAGCAACTGCGGGAATATGCCGGATTGCCGAATCCTGCTTTGGAAGATCAGAACCGCACCGCGCCGGATTGGGTTATCGGCTTCATCGCTGCCGAGCAGTTCATGACCGCTGGTGCCCAAGCAGCAGCAACCAAGACCTGGGCGCCGGAGGAAAAGGCGATGCTGCAAGCACTGGTGTCGGGCGGCCCTGTGCCCATTCGGCCAACGGACGACGCGGAGCTGGACCATGCCGTTCAATCCCGGCTGGATTGGCGTTATCCTTATGAGCTGGCCGGGCGCATTTCGGCCAAAACTTCAGTCACTGAAATGAAGGCGCTGTTGACGCTGCAGGAAGAACCGTCACTAGATTGGTTTGCTGTGGAGGAAGCGCGTGTTGAGCGGCGGAATGCCCTCGAAGAGAAGGTCGAGTATAAGCTGCACTTAAGACGGCCGCGCTTTATGGAGGAGAAGCGGATGACGCCGACCGAACGAGGCACCGCTTATCATGTGCTCATGCAGCATTTACCTTTTGACGGTCAGGCAAGTGAGGATACCGTTCAACTAACACTGCAGCAGCTAGTGGAGAAGCAGATCATGTCCCAGGAACAGAGCAGGGAGATGGATGCTGTGCGGGTTGCTGATTTTTTGCGGAGTCCGCTTGGCGATTTACTTCGACAGGCTGACTGGATCAGACGGGAGATGCCATTTAGCTACGGCTTGTCCGCCGCAGAGGCATATCCGCGCTTTGCTTCGCCTCACGTCGATCCGGATCAACAATCCAAGGCAGCAGGTGGGCTGTCTGTATCCGGCGAACTAGAGGGAACGGAAGCATCGGGACAACTCTCTTTCCAACAGCTTGAGGGCGAGACCGTGCTAATTCAAGGAATTATCGACTGTATATTCGCTGTAGGCGACAAATTATATCTGCTGGACTATAAAAGTGACCGCGTTCTGGAGCATCTTGGGGGCGTGCCCGTCTTAACGGAAACTTATCGCTTTCAGCTTGAGCTGTATGCTAAGGCGATTGAACATATCATGGGGCGCAAGGTAGATGAAAAATGGCTGTACTTTTTCGATCATGGGGAAGCGGTCAAATTATAAAGCCGAGAAGTAGAAGTAGAACCAATTTATAGAGGGGGAGCAGGCCATGCGTATTTTGCATACGGGAGACTGGCATTTAGGGAGGACACTGGAAGGGCGCAGCCGTTTTAGGGAACAGGAGATGTTCATGGATGAGCTGGTACAGCTTTCAAGTGATCAGCAAGTCGACATGATTTTGATGGCTGGCGATGTGTATGATAGCGTAAACCCGCCGGCCGCTGCTGAGGCATTGTTCTACGATACGGTGGCCCGGCTAAATGATCAGGGCTGCCAACTTGTTGTCATTGCTGGAAATCATGACCAGCCCGAACGGATTTCCGCTGTTTCTCCGCTTGTTTCGCAGCGTGGGATTACGCTTGTCGGCCTTCCCTCCTCCCGAAGCGTGACTGTAGATATAGCGCGAAGCGGGGAGCGAGCCGTCATTGCCGCCCTGCCATATCCTTCGGAATCGAGATTATCCGAGCTGCTGGCCGAAGATGGAGATGAGCGAGAGCTTCGCTTGGCATACAGCGCCAAGGTCGGCAAACTTATGCGGCAATTGGCTGGGGAGTTCCGGGCGGATACAGTAAACCTTGCGATGAGCCACATTTATGTGCTTGGCGGCGTGGAATCGGACTCCGAGCGTCCAATTCAAGTCGGCGGCGCTTACACGGTAGA comes from the Paenibacillus lentus genome and includes:
- the addB gene encoding helicase-exonuclease AddAB subunit AddB — protein: MSLQFIIGRSGSGKSSLVLERITSMLRSDPIGPPIILIAPEQGTFQIERAIVQSKQLYGTVRAQVLGFHRLALRVMQETGGSALIPISEEGKKMLLYKIMRRHRKDLKLYKQSGDQLGLIDRINALYSELKKYDADFASLDKFGEVLEKTDGDSPLLKDKLHDLSIIYREFDQELSRLYIDAEDHVVKLAEGAQSSSYLRGADIWIDGFQSFTPQEYKAIGALMSVASSMTVSLTLDRPYDDGALPHELNLFHTTAITYMKLRALAEEHGVELKAAEVLGTRPFPRFKDNEILSHLEYAYEHRIPWKGSDAPEDLGSSLSLRSAGNRRTETEGAARAMVALAREQGARWRDMALFVRNLEDYDHLIGPVFEEYGIPYFLDQKRSVLYHPMVELIRGAMDVVLKFWKYEDVFRCVKSEFLLPLDGSLTRNHMDQLENYVLASGIHGYRWTDGRPWKGAPSLSLDAMDHPAEQAESEAMRLLERCREAVVTPLAAFETRLKRSRNAREMCTAVYRLLEDVEAAHRLDKLAHEAQRRGLPQEAMEHRQLWNSVLGLLDQIVEMMGDEELSLDIFTGIMETGLQDLKLSLVPPSLDQVLVGSTDRTRSSHVKHLFLLGINEGIMPANIQEESVLSDQERVRLSEIGMELAPGLTRRLLDERFLIYEALSAASHSLWLSYPLADEDGKALLPSEVIRHVKTIFPTLSEQFVAEAPATMDSEQQQLEYVSRPAPTLSRLIDQLRLWRTGEPVSPLWWSVLRWYKGQSEWDAKVTYLLGSLDYRNRVRGLTAATSRRLYGKRLRTSVSRMEKFSACPFSHFASHGLRLKERQIYRLKAPDIGQLFHAALSSMAITFKEQNRSWGSLTAEQCLEEAAIAVDRIAPKLQGEILLSSKRYGYISRKLKNIVGRASIILGEQSRRGSFEPIGLELDFGPGQALPPLTFELPNGCVMEIVGRIDRVDVAEGEQGILLRVIDYKSSQTDLKLHEVYYGLSLQMLTYLDVLLTSAESWLGERALPAGTLYFHVHNPLLQSSNGMRPEQADLEMLKRFKMKGLLLADRDVISKMDSVLDKGYSDILPVAVKADGGFYSNASVATEEQWYKLLRSVRQRITEIGTRITDGDVRITPYRMGTETACTYCAFKPVCRFDESVDGGSYHVLSKPGKDKLWELFEQNEGEEGQ
- the addA gene encoding helicase-exonuclease AddAB subunit AddA — encoded protein: MMSKPKPPGSYWSDDQWRAISLSGSNMLIAAAAGSGKTAVLVERIIQKLCNTEHPLSVDRLLVATFTKAAASEMRQRIREALEKELERDPGNEHLGRQLAMLGRASITTLHSFCMEVIQRYYTLIPLDPGFRIASESETALLRQEVLEELFEEKYALEPEGSPFLRLVDWFGGERGDDAVFSLVQRLYDFSRSHPWPDYWLQRAAGVFTASSVEDLEKSVWVSSILNDTKLTLEGAAQLLRQAQTLALSPGGPQPYAGTLEEDIAMVEHMLVSVNEGQWSSLHGQFDHIVFGKLKPCKKDQTDPALQERVKALREEAKKTMTELRTQLFGRSPEAFLEEMNQLAPLMAELSLFVTSFAERYRKEKTIKGWLDFSDLEHYCLQILRHPDSSADRVVPSDAAFEYQQQFEEVLLDEYQDTNTVQEDIVRLISRGEPGNRFMVGDVKQSIYRFRLAEPGLFLQKYRSYGDDVAAEGLKIDLARNFRSRREVIDAVNYLFRQVMNERVAEISYDSRSELVYGEGYPENAGEDYRPELLLIDRSADTAADSEMLRSEGDGEGSLIEEDLADLEAVRLEARAIAAKIREMHQKPLRIYDKHLKGLRPVEYRDMVILLRSTLTWAPAMMEELRREGIPAYGELSQGYFEASEVETMLSLLKVIDNPMQDIPLAAVLRSPLYNLSEEELAEIRLASPRSNYYGALQAFIARDQTPADTAEAIAIAAGEADNIGMKYDELKARLVAFMEQLESWRNSAREGELGDLIWDIYRQTGFLDWVGGLPGGGQRQNNLRALLDRARQFEKSSASRGLFRFLRYMTRLRESGGDLGAAASAGEQEDAVRIMTIHKSKGLEFPVVFVAGLSKMFNRQDLNTPFLMHKEMGYGPKFVDEATRVSYPTLPNLAIRRRAQLELLAEEIRVLYVALTRPKDKLILISSVKNLAKSVEAWGNILDSRDERLPDYLIARGRSYLDWIGPSLIRHPAAEQLREYAGLPNPALEDQNRTAPDWVIGFIAAEQFMTAGAQAAATKTWAPEEKAMLQALVSGGPVPIRPTDDAELDHAVQSRLDWRYPYELAGRISAKTSVTEMKALLTLQEEPSLDWFAVEEARVERRNALEEKVEYKLHLRRPRFMEEKRMTPTERGTAYHVLMQHLPFDGQASEDTVQLTLQQLVEKQIMSQEQSREMDAVRVADFLRSPLGDLLRQADWIRREMPFSYGLSAAEAYPRFASPHVDPDQQSKAAGGLSVSGELEGTEASGQLSFQQLEGETVLIQGIIDCIFAVGDKLYLLDYKSDRVLEHLGGVPVLTETYRFQLELYAKAIEHIMGRKVDEKWLYFFDHGEAVKL
- a CDS encoding exonuclease SbcCD subunit D, with protein sequence MRILHTGDWHLGRTLEGRSRFREQEMFMDELVQLSSDQQVDMILMAGDVYDSVNPPAAAEALFYDTVARLNDQGCQLVVIAGNHDQPERISAVSPLVSQRGITLVGLPSSRSVTVDIARSGERAVIAALPYPSESRLSELLAEDGDERELRLAYSAKVGKLMRQLAGEFRADTVNLAMSHIYVLGGVESDSERPIQVGGAYTVDPSALDVGAQYTALGHLHRPQLVKGSGLIRYSGSPLAYSFSEAGQAKSVMLLDVAPGSIPVTEELHLSSGRPLVRWSCRGGLEEAHRWLEEGRDSHAFIDLEISLTEAMSMSEIQALRKAHEGIVHIRPIYPGRDEEQAVAARAQMPVHELFRKFYQRQSGGAEPEEELVDLFMSLVADEEAAVHKEEEEL